One Dreissena polymorpha isolate Duluth1 chromosome 9, UMN_Dpol_1.0, whole genome shotgun sequence genomic window carries:
- the LOC127844864 gene encoding uncharacterized protein LOC127844864 isoform X2, with product MEKEKTELDKEALRPVLKDQYHQDSLFGNSFQSKSFFIVHPEWLSEVVDNNEPEPLRRPPWPWEQPRYRQNIQLPITYKVVETEESKPEIDARAQNGDTTLADGSTVPYALPVRYMFTHPSIDDTKPSVKQTHFGAPIVDTSTYRLSY from the exons ATGGAAAAAGAAAAAACGGAATTGGACAAAGA GGCATTACGACCTGTGCTGAAAGACCAATACCACCAGGACAGTTTGTTCGGA AATTCTTTCCAATCAAAGTCGTTTTTCATCGTTCACCCAGAATGGCTTTCAGAAGTAGTGGATAACAACGAACCCGAGCCGCTGCGGCGCCCGCCCTGGCCATGGGAGCAGCCCCGTTATCGCCAGAACATACAGTTGCCCATAACGTACAAAGTCGTTGAAACTGAAGAGTCGAAACCCGAAATCGATGCTCGCGCGCAAAATGGCGACACGACGCTGGCAGATGGATCTACCGTGCCGTACGCCCTGCCCGTGCGATACATGTTCACGCATCCAAGTATCGACGACACGAAGCCCTCGGTTAAACAGACTCATTTTGGAGCGCCTATAGTTGATACGTCAACATATAGATTAAGTTATTAA
- the LOC127844864 gene encoding uncharacterized protein LOC127844864 isoform X1, protein MEKEKTELDKEQVKREMTPLERQRALRPVLKDQYHQDSLFGNSFQSKSFFIVHPEWLSEVVDNNEPEPLRRPPWPWEQPRYRQNIQLPITYKVVETEESKPEIDARAQNGDTTLADGSTVPYALPVRYMFTHPSIDDTKPSVKQTHFGAPIVDTSTYRLSY, encoded by the exons ATGGAAAAAGAAAAAACGGAATTGGACAAAGA GCAAGTGAAGAGGGAAATGACTCCATTAGAAAGGCAAAG GGCATTACGACCTGTGCTGAAAGACCAATACCACCAGGACAGTTTGTTCGGA AATTCTTTCCAATCAAAGTCGTTTTTCATCGTTCACCCAGAATGGCTTTCAGAAGTAGTGGATAACAACGAACCCGAGCCGCTGCGGCGCCCGCCCTGGCCATGGGAGCAGCCCCGTTATCGCCAGAACATACAGTTGCCCATAACGTACAAAGTCGTTGAAACTGAAGAGTCGAAACCCGAAATCGATGCTCGCGCGCAAAATGGCGACACGACGCTGGCAGATGGATCTACCGTGCCGTACGCCCTGCCCGTGCGATACATGTTCACGCATCCAAGTATCGACGACACGAAGCCCTCGGTTAAACAGACTCATTTTGGAGCGCCTATAGTTGATACGTCAACATATAGATTAAGTTATTAA